The following proteins are encoded in a genomic region of Jaculus jaculus isolate mJacJac1 chromosome 13, mJacJac1.mat.Y.cur, whole genome shotgun sequence:
- the Pitpnm2 gene encoding membrane-associated phosphatidylinositol transfer protein 2 isoform X1 produces MIIKEYRIPLPMTVEEYRIAQLYMIQKKSRNETYGEGSGVEILENRPYTDGPGGSGQYTHKVYHVGMHIPGWFRSILPKAALRVVEESWNAYPYTRTRFTCPFVEKFSIDIETFYKTDAGENPDVFSLSPVEKNQLTTDIIDIVKDPVPPNEYKTEEDPKLFQSVKTHRGPLSDNWIEEYKKQLLPIMCAYKLCKVEFRYWGMQSKIERFIHDTGLRRVMVRAHRQAWCWQDEWYGLSMENIRELEREAQLMLSRKMAQFTEEEGAMELTKDPATQDQSSVAPAESSSSNGEPLVGRGLKKQWSTSSKSSRSSKRGASPSRHSISEWRMQSIARDSDESSDDEFFDAHEDLSDSEEIFPKDITKWSSNDLMDKMESLEPEDPQDSLYRQSSPEFRVASSVEQLNIIEDEVSQPLAAPPSKIHVLLLVLHGGTILDNGAGDPSSKQGDTNTIANVFDTVMHVHYPSALGHLAIRLVPCPPICADAFALVSNLSPYGHDEGCLSSSQDHIPLAALPLLATSSPQYQEAVATVIQRANLAYGDFIKSQEGVTFNGQVCLIGDCVGGILAFDALCYSNQPVSESQSSSRRGSVVSMQDTDMLSPGILVNTAHSSSGGGSGNGGGSNLESSRHLSRSNIDIPRSNGTEDSKRQLPRKRSDSSTYELDTIQQHQAFLSSLHASVLRNEPNARRSSSSTMLDGTGALGKFDFEIADLFLFGCPLGLVLALRKTVIPSLDVFQLRPACQQVYNLFHPADPSASRLEPLLERRFHALPPFSIPRYQRYPLGDGCSTLLVETVQRNPELVLEGGPLAPLPHGDSYMETSIPVPALTWQDGPRQSPGCAESDALQTHNTVFQEHAAPSSPSMASASRGFRRASEISIASQVSGMAESYTASNIAQKAPSALSHTPSIRRLSLLALPPPSLTIQGPCPWARQVSPNLERGPCLSDVDIRKVAAKWWGQKRIDYALYCPDALTAFPTVALPHLFHASYWESTDVVSFLLRQVMRHDSSSILELDGKEVSVFTPSQPREKWQRKRTHVKLRNVTANHRINDAVANEDGPQVVTGRFMYGPLDMVTLTGEKVDVHIMMQPPSGEWLHLDTLVTNSSGRVSYTIPETHRLGVGVYPIKMVVRGDHTFADSYITVLPKGTEFVVFSIDGSFAASVSIMGSDPKVRAGAVDVVRHWQDLGYLIIYVTGRPDMQKQRVVAWLAQHNFPHGVVSFCDGLVHDPLRHKANFLKLLISELHLRAHAAYGSTKDVAVYSSISLSPMHIYIVGRPTKKLQQQCQFITDGYAAHLAQLKYNHRARPARNTATRMALRKGSFGLPGQGDFLRSRNHLFRTISAQPSGPSHRHDRTQSQADSEQRGQRSMSVAASCWGRAMTGRLEPGAAIGPK; encoded by the exons AAGAAAAGCCGTAATGAGACGTATGGCGAAGGCAGTGGTGTGGAGATCCTGGAAAACCGGCCCTACACAGATGGTCCTGGTGGCTCTGGGCAGTACACACACAAAGTGTACCACGTGGGCATGCACATCCCTGGCTGGTTCCGCTCCATTCTGCCCAAGGCAGCCTTGCGAGTGGTTGAGGAGTCCTGGAATGCCTACCCTTACACACGAACCAG GTTCACCTGCCCTTTTGTAGAGAAGTTCTCCATCGACATTGAAACCTTTTATAAGACCGATGCTGGGGAAAACCCTGATGTGTTTAGCCTGTCTCCTGTGGAAAAGAACCAGCTGACAACAG ACATCATCGACATTGTCAAGGATCCTGTACCCCCCAATGAGTATAAGACAGAAGAAGATCCCAAGCTGTTCCAGTCAGTTAAGACTCATCGGGGACCCCTATCTGACAACTGGATCGAGGAATATAAGAAGCAACTCCTGCCCATCATGTGTGCCTACAAGCTCTGCAAGGTGGAGTTCCGCTACTGGGGCATGCAGTCCAAGATTGAGAGGTTCATCCATGACACTG GCCTACGGCGGGTGATGGTGCGGGCCCACCGGCAAGCCTGGTGCTGGCAGGACGAGTGGTATGGGCTGAGCATGGAGAACATTCGGGAGCTAGAAAGGGAAGCACAGCTCATGCTGTCCCGCAAGATGGCCCAGTTCACTGAGGAAGAGGGGGCCATGGAGCTCACCAAGGACCCTGCCACCCAGGACCAATCATCTGTGGCACCTGCTGAGTCCAGCAGCAGCAACGGGGAGCCCCTAGTAGGGCGAGGCCTGAAGAAGCAATGGTCCACATCTTCAAAGTCCTCACGGTCCTCCAAGCGGGGAG CCAGCCCTTCCCGACACAGCATCTCGGAGTGGAGAATGCAGAGTATTGCTAGGGACTCTGATGAGAGCTCAGATGACGAGTTCTTCGATGCACACG aGGACCTGTCTGATTCAGAGGAAATATTTCCCAAGGACATTACCAAGTGGAGCTCCAATGACCTCATGGACAAAATGGAGAGCCTGGAGCCAGAGGACCCGCAGG ACAGTCTGTATCGCCAGAGCAGCCCtgagttcagggtggcctccagtgTGGAACAGCTGAACATCATTGAG GATGAGGTGAGCCAGCCACTAGCTGCACCACCCTCCAAGATCCacgtgctgctgctggtgctgcacGGAGGCACCATCCTGGACAATGGAGCTGGGGATCCCAGCTCCAAGCAGGGTGACACCAACACTATTGCCAACGTGTTCGACACCGTCATGCATGTGCACTACCCCAGTGCCCTAGGCCACCTCGCCATCCGCTTGGTGCCCTGCCCACCCATCTGTGCTGACGCCTTCGCCCTTGTCTCCAA CCTCAGCCCCTATGGCCATGATGAAGGCTGTCTATCCAGCAGCCAGGACCATATCCCCCTGGCTGCCCTGCCCCTGTTGGCTACTTCCTCACCTCAGTACCAGGAGGCAGTTGCTACAGTGATTCAGCGGGCCAACCTGGCCTATGGGGACTTCATCAAGTCCCAGGAGGGTGTGACCTTCAATGGACAG GTCTGTCTTATTGGGGACTGTGTCGGGGGCATCCTGGCATTTGATGCCTTATGCTACAGCAACCAGCCAGTATCTGAGAGTCAGAGCAGCAGCCGCCGGGGCAGTGTGGTCAGCATGCAG GACACTGACATGTTGTCCCCGGGCATCCTGGTGAACACGGCACACAGCTCCAGTGGTGGTGGCAGTGGCAATGGTGGTGGCTCCAACCTGGAGAGCAGTCGGCACCTGAGCCGCAGCAACATCGACATCCCCCGCAGCAATGGCACTGAAGACTCCAAAAGGCAGCTGCCCCGCAAGAGGAGTGACTCATCCACCTATGAGCTGGATACCATCCAGCAGCACCAGGCCTTCCTGTCCAG CCTCCATGCGAGCGTGCTGAGGAATGAGCCCAATGCCCGCCGCTCGAGCAGCTCCACCATGCTGGATGGCACCGGAGCCCTGGGCAAATTTGACTTTGAGATTGCTGACCTCTTCCTCTTCGGGTGCCCACTAGGACTGGTTCTAGCCTTGAGGAAAACTGTCATCCCCTCTCTGGACG TTTTCCAGCTGCGACCAGCTTGCCAGCAAGTGTACAACCTCTTCCACCCTGCGGACCCATCAGCCTCTCGCCTGGAGCCACTGCTGGAGCGGCGCTTCCATGCCCTGCCACCCTTCAGCATCCCCCGCTACCAGCGCTACCCGCTGGGGGATGGCTGCTCCACACTGTTGG TAGAGACCGTGCAGAGAAACCCCGAGCTGGTCCTAGAGGGCGGCCCCCTGGCCCCTCTCCCCCACGGGGACAGCTACATGGAAACCAGTATCCCTGTTCCCGCGCTCACCTGGCAAGACGGGCCCCGCCAGAGCCCGGGCTGTGCTGAGT CAGACGCACTCCAGACCCATAACACAGTCTTCCAAGAACATGCAGCCCCCTCATCACCAAGCATGGCCTCTGCCAGCCGTGGCTTCCGCAGAGCCAGTGAGATCAGCATCGCCAGCCAGGTGTCGGGCATGGCTGAGAGCTACACAGCATCTAACATCGCCCAGA AGGCTCCCTCTGCACTCAGCCACACCCCCAGCATCAGGCGTCTGTCCCTGCTGGCCCTGCCCCCCCCATCCCTCACCATCCAGGGTCCCTGTCCCTGGGCCAGGCAGGTGAGCCCCAACCTGGAGCGAGGCCCCTGTCTCTCTGACGTGGACATCAGAAAAG TTGCTGCAAAATGGTGGGGCCAGAAGCGGATCGACTATGCCCTCTACTGCCCTGATGCTCTCACAGCCTTCCCCACTGTGGCCCTTCCCCACCTCTTCCATGCCAGCTACTGGGAGTCAACTGATGTGGTCTCCTTTCTGCTGAGACAG GTCATGCGGCATGACAGCTCCAGCATCCTAGAACTGGATGGCAAGGAAGTGTCCGTGTTCACGCCTTCACAGCCAAGAGAGAAATGGCAGCgcaaaaggacccatgtaaaactgcgG AATGTGACAGCCAACCACCGGATCAATGATGCAGTTGCCAATGAGGATGGCCCACAGGTTGTGACAGGCCGGTTCATGTATGGGCCCCTGGACATGGTCACGCTGACTGGGGAGAAG GTGGATGTGCACATCATGATGCAGCCACCCTCAGGTGAGTGGCTGCACCTGGACACACTGGTGACCAACAGCAGTGGGCGTGTCTCCTACACCATCCCTGAGACGCACCGCCTGGGGGTGGGCGTCTACCCCATCAAGATGGTGGTCAG GGGAGACCACACATTTGCCGACAGCTACATCACTGTGCTGCCCAAGGGCACGGAGTTCGTGGTCTTCAGTATCGATGGCTCCTTTGCCGCCAGTGTGTCCATCATGGGCAGTGACCCCAAGGTGCGCGCCGGGGCCGTGGATGTGGTGCG GCACTGGCAGGACCTGGGCTACCTCATCATCTACGTGACGGGTCGGCCTGACATGCAGAAGCAGCGGGTGGTGGCATGGCTGGCCCAGCACAACTTCCCCCATGGCGTGGTGTCCTTCTGTGACGGCCTAGTGCATGACCCACTACGGCACAAGGCCAACTTCCTGAAGCTGCTCATCTCTGAG CTGCACCTGCGCGCACATGCGGCCTATGGCTCCACAAAGGACGTGGCGGTCTATAGCTCCATCAGCCTATCTCCCATGCACATCTACATTGTGGGCCGGCCCACCAAGAAGCTGCAGCAGCAGTGCCAG TTCATCACTGATGGCTATGCAGCCCACCTGGCCCAGCTCAAGTACAATCATCGGGCACGGCCAGCTCGCAACACAGCCACTCGCATGGCACTACGCAAAGGCAGCTTTGGCCTACCTGGCCAGGGTGACTTCCTGCGATCCCGGAATCACCTGTTCCGCACCATCTCAGCCCAGCCCAGTGGGCCCAGCCACCGGCATGATCGGACACAAAGCCAAGCAGACAGTGAGCAGCGGGGCCAGCGCAGCATGAGTGTAGCGGCCAGCTGCTGGGGCCGTGCTATGACTGGCCGGCTTGAACCAGGGGCAGCCATAGGCCCCAAGTAG
- the Pitpnm2 gene encoding membrane-associated phosphatidylinositol transfer protein 2 isoform X3, with translation MIIKEYRIPLPMTVEEYRIAQLYMIQKKSRNETYGEGSGVEILENRPYTDGPGGSGQYTHKVYHVGMHIPGWFRSILPKAALRVVEESWNAYPYTRTRFTCPFVEKFSIDIETFYKTDAGENPDVFSLSPVEKNQLTTDIIDIVKDPVPPNEYKTEEDPKLFQSVKTHRGPLSDNWIEEYKKQLLPIMCAYKLCKVEFRYWGMQSKIERFIHDTGLRRVMVRAHRQAWCWQDEWYGLSMENIRELEREAQLMLSRKMAQFTEEEGAMELTKDPATQDQSSVAPAESSSSNGEPLVGRGLKKQWSTSSKSSRSSKRGASPSRHSISEWRMQSIARDSDESSDDEFFDAHEDLSDSEEIFPKDITKWSSNDLMDKMESLEPEDPQDSLYRQSSPEFRVASSVEQLNIIEDEVSQPLAAPPSKIHVLLLVLHGGTILDNGAGDPSSKQGDTNTIANVFDTVMHVHYPSALGHLAIRLVPCPPICADAFALVSNLSPYGHDEGCLSSSQDHIPLAALPLLATSSPQYQEAVATVIQRANLAYGDFIKSQEGVTFNGQVCLIGDCVGGILAFDALCYSNQPVSESQSSSRRGSVVSMQDTDMLSPGILVNTAHSSSGGGSGNGGGSNLESSRHLSRSNIDIPRSNGTEDSKRQLPRKRSDSSTYELDTIQQHQAFLSSLHASVLRNEPNARRSSSSTMLDGTGALGKFDFEIADLFLFGCPLGLVLALRKTVIPSLDVFQLRPACQQVYNLFHPADPSASRLEPLLERRFHALPPFSIPRYQRYPLGDGCSTLLVETVQRNPELVLEGGPLAPLPHGDSYMETSIPVPALTWQDGPRQSPGCAESDALQTHNTVFQEHAAPSSPSMASASRGFRRASEISIASQVSGMAESYTASNIAQIAAKWWGQKRIDYALYCPDALTAFPTVALPHLFHASYWESTDVVSFLLRQVMRHDSSSILELDGKEVSVFTPSQPREKWQRKRTHVKLRNVTANHRINDAVANEDGPQVVTGRFMYGPLDMVTLTGEKVDVHIMMQPPSGEWLHLDTLVTNSSGRVSYTIPETHRLGVGVYPIKMVVRGDHTFADSYITVLPKGTEFVVFSIDGSFAASVSIMGSDPKVRAGAVDVVRHWQDLGYLIIYVTGRPDMQKQRVVAWLAQHNFPHGVVSFCDGLVHDPLRHKANFLKLLISELHLRAHAAYGSTKDVAVYSSISLSPMHIYIVGRPTKKLQQQCQFITDGYAAHLAQLKYNHRARPARNTATRMALRKGSFGLPGQGDFLRSRNHLFRTISAQPSGPSHRHDRTQSQADSEQRGQRSMSVAASCWGRAMTGRLEPGAAIGPK, from the exons AAGAAAAGCCGTAATGAGACGTATGGCGAAGGCAGTGGTGTGGAGATCCTGGAAAACCGGCCCTACACAGATGGTCCTGGTGGCTCTGGGCAGTACACACACAAAGTGTACCACGTGGGCATGCACATCCCTGGCTGGTTCCGCTCCATTCTGCCCAAGGCAGCCTTGCGAGTGGTTGAGGAGTCCTGGAATGCCTACCCTTACACACGAACCAG GTTCACCTGCCCTTTTGTAGAGAAGTTCTCCATCGACATTGAAACCTTTTATAAGACCGATGCTGGGGAAAACCCTGATGTGTTTAGCCTGTCTCCTGTGGAAAAGAACCAGCTGACAACAG ACATCATCGACATTGTCAAGGATCCTGTACCCCCCAATGAGTATAAGACAGAAGAAGATCCCAAGCTGTTCCAGTCAGTTAAGACTCATCGGGGACCCCTATCTGACAACTGGATCGAGGAATATAAGAAGCAACTCCTGCCCATCATGTGTGCCTACAAGCTCTGCAAGGTGGAGTTCCGCTACTGGGGCATGCAGTCCAAGATTGAGAGGTTCATCCATGACACTG GCCTACGGCGGGTGATGGTGCGGGCCCACCGGCAAGCCTGGTGCTGGCAGGACGAGTGGTATGGGCTGAGCATGGAGAACATTCGGGAGCTAGAAAGGGAAGCACAGCTCATGCTGTCCCGCAAGATGGCCCAGTTCACTGAGGAAGAGGGGGCCATGGAGCTCACCAAGGACCCTGCCACCCAGGACCAATCATCTGTGGCACCTGCTGAGTCCAGCAGCAGCAACGGGGAGCCCCTAGTAGGGCGAGGCCTGAAGAAGCAATGGTCCACATCTTCAAAGTCCTCACGGTCCTCCAAGCGGGGAG CCAGCCCTTCCCGACACAGCATCTCGGAGTGGAGAATGCAGAGTATTGCTAGGGACTCTGATGAGAGCTCAGATGACGAGTTCTTCGATGCACACG aGGACCTGTCTGATTCAGAGGAAATATTTCCCAAGGACATTACCAAGTGGAGCTCCAATGACCTCATGGACAAAATGGAGAGCCTGGAGCCAGAGGACCCGCAGG ACAGTCTGTATCGCCAGAGCAGCCCtgagttcagggtggcctccagtgTGGAACAGCTGAACATCATTGAG GATGAGGTGAGCCAGCCACTAGCTGCACCACCCTCCAAGATCCacgtgctgctgctggtgctgcacGGAGGCACCATCCTGGACAATGGAGCTGGGGATCCCAGCTCCAAGCAGGGTGACACCAACACTATTGCCAACGTGTTCGACACCGTCATGCATGTGCACTACCCCAGTGCCCTAGGCCACCTCGCCATCCGCTTGGTGCCCTGCCCACCCATCTGTGCTGACGCCTTCGCCCTTGTCTCCAA CCTCAGCCCCTATGGCCATGATGAAGGCTGTCTATCCAGCAGCCAGGACCATATCCCCCTGGCTGCCCTGCCCCTGTTGGCTACTTCCTCACCTCAGTACCAGGAGGCAGTTGCTACAGTGATTCAGCGGGCCAACCTGGCCTATGGGGACTTCATCAAGTCCCAGGAGGGTGTGACCTTCAATGGACAG GTCTGTCTTATTGGGGACTGTGTCGGGGGCATCCTGGCATTTGATGCCTTATGCTACAGCAACCAGCCAGTATCTGAGAGTCAGAGCAGCAGCCGCCGGGGCAGTGTGGTCAGCATGCAG GACACTGACATGTTGTCCCCGGGCATCCTGGTGAACACGGCACACAGCTCCAGTGGTGGTGGCAGTGGCAATGGTGGTGGCTCCAACCTGGAGAGCAGTCGGCACCTGAGCCGCAGCAACATCGACATCCCCCGCAGCAATGGCACTGAAGACTCCAAAAGGCAGCTGCCCCGCAAGAGGAGTGACTCATCCACCTATGAGCTGGATACCATCCAGCAGCACCAGGCCTTCCTGTCCAG CCTCCATGCGAGCGTGCTGAGGAATGAGCCCAATGCCCGCCGCTCGAGCAGCTCCACCATGCTGGATGGCACCGGAGCCCTGGGCAAATTTGACTTTGAGATTGCTGACCTCTTCCTCTTCGGGTGCCCACTAGGACTGGTTCTAGCCTTGAGGAAAACTGTCATCCCCTCTCTGGACG TTTTCCAGCTGCGACCAGCTTGCCAGCAAGTGTACAACCTCTTCCACCCTGCGGACCCATCAGCCTCTCGCCTGGAGCCACTGCTGGAGCGGCGCTTCCATGCCCTGCCACCCTTCAGCATCCCCCGCTACCAGCGCTACCCGCTGGGGGATGGCTGCTCCACACTGTTGG TAGAGACCGTGCAGAGAAACCCCGAGCTGGTCCTAGAGGGCGGCCCCCTGGCCCCTCTCCCCCACGGGGACAGCTACATGGAAACCAGTATCCCTGTTCCCGCGCTCACCTGGCAAGACGGGCCCCGCCAGAGCCCGGGCTGTGCTGAGT CAGACGCACTCCAGACCCATAACACAGTCTTCCAAGAACATGCAGCCCCCTCATCACCAAGCATGGCCTCTGCCAGCCGTGGCTTCCGCAGAGCCAGTGAGATCAGCATCGCCAGCCAGGTGTCGGGCATGGCTGAGAGCTACACAGCATCTAACATCGCCCAGA TTGCTGCAAAATGGTGGGGCCAGAAGCGGATCGACTATGCCCTCTACTGCCCTGATGCTCTCACAGCCTTCCCCACTGTGGCCCTTCCCCACCTCTTCCATGCCAGCTACTGGGAGTCAACTGATGTGGTCTCCTTTCTGCTGAGACAG GTCATGCGGCATGACAGCTCCAGCATCCTAGAACTGGATGGCAAGGAAGTGTCCGTGTTCACGCCTTCACAGCCAAGAGAGAAATGGCAGCgcaaaaggacccatgtaaaactgcgG AATGTGACAGCCAACCACCGGATCAATGATGCAGTTGCCAATGAGGATGGCCCACAGGTTGTGACAGGCCGGTTCATGTATGGGCCCCTGGACATGGTCACGCTGACTGGGGAGAAG GTGGATGTGCACATCATGATGCAGCCACCCTCAGGTGAGTGGCTGCACCTGGACACACTGGTGACCAACAGCAGTGGGCGTGTCTCCTACACCATCCCTGAGACGCACCGCCTGGGGGTGGGCGTCTACCCCATCAAGATGGTGGTCAG GGGAGACCACACATTTGCCGACAGCTACATCACTGTGCTGCCCAAGGGCACGGAGTTCGTGGTCTTCAGTATCGATGGCTCCTTTGCCGCCAGTGTGTCCATCATGGGCAGTGACCCCAAGGTGCGCGCCGGGGCCGTGGATGTGGTGCG GCACTGGCAGGACCTGGGCTACCTCATCATCTACGTGACGGGTCGGCCTGACATGCAGAAGCAGCGGGTGGTGGCATGGCTGGCCCAGCACAACTTCCCCCATGGCGTGGTGTCCTTCTGTGACGGCCTAGTGCATGACCCACTACGGCACAAGGCCAACTTCCTGAAGCTGCTCATCTCTGAG CTGCACCTGCGCGCACATGCGGCCTATGGCTCCACAAAGGACGTGGCGGTCTATAGCTCCATCAGCCTATCTCCCATGCACATCTACATTGTGGGCCGGCCCACCAAGAAGCTGCAGCAGCAGTGCCAG TTCATCACTGATGGCTATGCAGCCCACCTGGCCCAGCTCAAGTACAATCATCGGGCACGGCCAGCTCGCAACACAGCCACTCGCATGGCACTACGCAAAGGCAGCTTTGGCCTACCTGGCCAGGGTGACTTCCTGCGATCCCGGAATCACCTGTTCCGCACCATCTCAGCCCAGCCCAGTGGGCCCAGCCACCGGCATGATCGGACACAAAGCCAAGCAGACAGTGAGCAGCGGGGCCAGCGCAGCATGAGTGTAGCGGCCAGCTGCTGGGGCCGTGCTATGACTGGCCGGCTTGAACCAGGGGCAGCCATAGGCCCCAAGTAG